One Thalassotalea hakodatensis DNA segment encodes these proteins:
- the tilS gene encoding tRNA lysidine(34) synthetase TilS → MNSIFAQFQQQLLPFLERPICIAYSGGIDSQVLLHLFSRLKKATPAVSIFACHVNHGLSEHAGKWQNFAAKQCALYGITFNTETVHLVKQPRQSLEAIAREARYHVFDHITPSNAVIVTGHHVNDQMESFILALKRGSGVQGLAAIQPISQFRSTSKTLLRPLLAISRQEIEHYAQEHQLPWVEDESNSDQVFDRNFIRHQVAPILENRWPSIAQSIARTVSHCQETQRLIDEIAKQDLATCCADNAKILCIEALLNLSTIRRKHVIRFFLASHKITMPSEQQLQQLFAGLSIESESKRQIKVGNGWLRQYQGKLYLTQAFTELQQWKHVIDVQKIIDSPIDISLPDNLGTLKLSYCESDCSTAQVFSIDKATDQLIVSFAQPHEKVLPDYRQYRREMKKLWQELNVAPWQRKRTPMIYVDEQLIAVTKYFVCQPYVKDKHQLNIKVVWLEETESG, encoded by the coding sequence ATGAACAGCATATTTGCTCAGTTCCAACAGCAGTTATTACCTTTTCTTGAGCGGCCTATTTGTATCGCCTATAGCGGCGGAATTGACTCTCAAGTACTTCTGCACCTCTTTTCGAGGTTAAAAAAAGCTACACCAGCAGTGTCAATATTTGCTTGTCATGTTAACCACGGTTTGAGTGAACATGCTGGTAAATGGCAGAACTTCGCTGCCAAACAGTGCGCACTATACGGTATTACGTTTAACACCGAAACAGTTCACTTAGTTAAACAACCTCGACAAAGCCTAGAAGCCATTGCAAGAGAGGCAAGATATCATGTGTTTGATCACATCACACCAAGTAACGCCGTTATTGTTACAGGTCACCATGTAAATGATCAAATGGAAAGCTTTATACTTGCATTAAAACGAGGCTCAGGTGTACAGGGCCTGGCAGCTATACAACCTATATCGCAATTTCGTTCTACAAGTAAAACCTTATTACGGCCGTTGTTAGCTATTTCTCGACAAGAAATTGAACATTATGCACAAGAGCATCAATTGCCATGGGTTGAAGATGAATCAAATAGCGATCAAGTGTTTGACCGAAACTTTATTCGCCATCAAGTAGCTCCCATATTAGAAAACCGTTGGCCTAGCATTGCTCAAAGTATTGCCCGCACTGTTTCACATTGCCAAGAAACGCAACGTTTAATCGATGAAATAGCCAAGCAAGATTTAGCTACGTGCTGTGCTGATAATGCTAAAATTCTTTGCATTGAGGCATTACTCAACTTATCAACAATTAGGCGAAAGCACGTTATTCGCTTTTTTTTAGCTTCACACAAAATAACCATGCCAAGCGAACAGCAGTTGCAACAACTTTTTGCGGGATTAAGTATTGAGTCTGAAAGTAAACGTCAAATTAAAGTCGGCAATGGTTGGCTGCGGCAATACCAAGGGAAGCTTTATTTAACACAAGCTTTTACTGAGTTGCAGCAATGGAAGCATGTGATCGATGTTCAGAAAATAATAGACAGCCCTATAGATATCTCTTTACCTGATAATTTAGGAACACTAAAATTAAGCTATTGCGAAAGTGACTGCTCCACTGCGCAAGTATTTTCAATAGATAAGGCGACTGATCAATTAATCGTCTCTTTTGCACAACCTCATGAAAAAGTGTTACCTGATTACAGACAATATCGTCGTGAAATGAAAAAACTATGGCAAGAGCTTAATGTAGCCCCTTGGCAACGTAAACGCACACCGATGATATATGTTGATGAACAGTTGATCGCTGTGACTAAATACTTTGTCTGTCAGCCTTACGTTAAAGATAAACATCAATTAAATATTAAAGTTGTCTGGCTAGAAGAAACTGAGTCAGGTTAG
- the accA gene encoding acetyl-CoA carboxylase carboxyl transferase subunit alpha yields MSLNFLDFEQPIAELEAKIEELRLVSKGQELDLDLEEQINQLKEKNKEQTRKIFANLDPWQTARVARHPQRPYTYDYLSRIFTDFDELAGDRAYADDKAIVGGTARLDGRPVMVIGHQKGRSTTEKVKRNFGMPRPEGYRKALRLMEMAERFNMPIITFIDTPGAYPGIGAEERGQSEAIAKNLQVMARLNVPVICTVIGEGGSGGALAIGVGDRVNMLEYSTYSVISPEGCASILWKTAEKAPTAAEAMGITAKRIKELGLIDNVITEPMGGAHRDKDEMAAVLKQSLKDGLAELEGLSSEELIELRYQRLMSYGYC; encoded by the coding sequence ATGTCATTAAACTTTTTAGACTTTGAGCAGCCGATTGCTGAACTTGAAGCAAAAATTGAAGAACTACGATTAGTGAGCAAAGGGCAAGAGTTAGATCTTGATCTTGAAGAGCAAATTAATCAATTAAAAGAAAAAAACAAAGAACAAACAAGAAAAATATTTGCCAATTTAGATCCATGGCAAACGGCGCGTGTTGCTCGTCATCCTCAACGTCCATATACCTATGACTATTTGTCGCGTATTTTTACTGACTTTGATGAGCTTGCTGGTGATAGGGCATATGCTGATGATAAAGCAATTGTAGGTGGTACGGCTAGATTAGACGGAAGACCTGTGATGGTTATTGGTCATCAAAAAGGGCGTTCTACGACCGAAAAAGTAAAACGCAACTTTGGTATGCCAAGACCAGAAGGCTATCGTAAAGCGTTACGCTTAATGGAAATGGCCGAACGTTTTAATATGCCAATTATTACCTTTATTGACACGCCAGGTGCATATCCAGGTATTGGTGCTGAAGAGCGTGGTCAAAGTGAAGCGATTGCGAAGAATCTACAAGTCATGGCGCGTTTAAATGTACCGGTTATTTGTACGGTTATCGGTGAAGGTGGTTCTGGTGGCGCCTTAGCGATTGGTGTGGGCGATCGCGTTAATATGCTCGAGTATTCAACGTACTCTGTTATTTCACCTGAAGGCTGTGCTTCTATTTTATGGAAAACAGCAGAAAAAGCCCCAACAGCCGCTGAAGCGATGGGGATAACGGCTAAACGGATCAAAGAACTAGGACTTATTGATAATGTGATCACTGAACCTATGGGCGGTGCACATCGTGATAAAGATGAAATGGCTGCTGTGTTAAAACAATCGCTTAAAGACGGCTTAGCAGAGTTAGAAGGTTTATCGAGCGAAGAGTTAATAGAACTACGTTATCAACGACTTATGTCTTACGGCTATTGCTAA
- a CDS encoding PhnA domain-containing protein — translation MPVEQALQTRSNSQCELCTSKDSLSVYLVPPDSDGSVQQTAYLCAACIDQINDDKEINLNHWRCLSDSMWSQEPVIQVLSYRMLHKLSSESWAQDAMDMLYIEDDVKHWAEQGIAAEQTNGPTRDCNGTELQAGDNVTLVKDLKVKGANFIAKQGTMVRGISLTDNPEHIEGKVNGTKIVLVSAYLKKA, via the coding sequence ATGCCAGTAGAACAAGCTTTGCAAACACGAAGTAATTCACAATGCGAACTTTGCACATCAAAGGATTCATTATCTGTCTATCTTGTACCACCGGACAGTGATGGAAGCGTGCAACAAACAGCTTATTTGTGCGCAGCATGTATAGATCAAATAAATGATGATAAAGAAATAAATCTTAATCATTGGCGCTGTTTAAGCGATAGCATGTGGAGTCAAGAACCGGTGATTCAGGTATTGTCTTATCGCATGTTACATAAACTATCTTCAGAGAGCTGGGCACAAGATGCAATGGACATGCTTTACATAGAAGATGACGTAAAGCATTGGGCTGAACAGGGTATAGCAGCAGAGCAAACTAATGGGCCAACACGTGATTGCAATGGCACTGAATTACAAGCGGGCGATAATGTGACCTTGGTTAAAGATTTAAAAGTCAAGGGTGCCAATTTTATTGCAAAACAAGGAACCATGGTCAGAGGTATTTCATTAACTGATAACCCTGAGCATATAGAAGGTAAAGTAAATGGCACTAAAATTGTGCTTGTTTCAGCTTACTTAAAAAAAGCGTAG
- the dnaE gene encoding DNA polymerase III subunit alpha, with product MSESQELSTAFSPPKFVHLRVHSDYSMSDGLNKVKPIIAKAQEMNMPAIALTDQTNFCGLVKYYHACHGAGIKPIIGCDFWVKSEELGDELSRLVVISTNNDGYKNLTELISKAYLRGHVQGKAVLDKEWLVDYAHGLILLSGAKDGDVGKALLKGNQTMVNSMVSFYQQHFPDHYYLELIRTGREDEETYLHLAIELAQQNNLPVVATNEVVFLTEDLFDAHEIRVAIHDGFTLDDKRRPKKYSPEQYLRSEAEMCELFADIPEALENTVEIAKRCNVTVRLGEYFLPDFPTEGMKIDDFLIKVSEEGLQERLEFLFDKDASNFAELRQPYDERLKIELDVINNMGFPGYFLIVMEFIQWSKDNNIPVGPGRGSGAGSLVAYALKITDLDPLEFDLLFERFLNPERVSMPDFDVDFCMDRRDEVIDHTAELYGRDAVSQIITFGTMAAKAVIRDVGRVLGHPYGFVDRISKLVPSDPGMTLAKAFEVEPKLPEVYAQDSDVKDLIDMCRTLEGTTRNAGKHAGGVVISPTTITDFAPLYCDDEGKNPVTQFDKNDVEDAGLVKFDFLGLRTLTILQWAVEMANDKLIKQGKELIDIAAIPLEDKASFKVLLAAQTTAVFQLESSGMKALIEKLKPDCFEDIIALVALFRPGPLDSGMVDNFIERKHGREEVSYPDVKWQHESLKPILEPTYGIILYQEQVMQIAQVLAGYTLGGADMLRRAMGKKKPEEMAKQRAIFEEGAISQGVDGELAMKIFDLVEKFAGYGFNKSHSAAYALVSYQTLWMKAHFPEPFMAAVMSADMDNTDKIVTLVDECSNMGLTLLPPDVNSGQYKFTVNDNNEIVYGIGAVKGVGEGPIEAIIASRNADGPFVDLFDFCARVDLKKTNKRVLERLIKSGAMDNLGPKTDKGPHRAALFETLPEAIKAAEQHAKAQALGQDDLFGLINEEPDDTRQAFKDVPMWPEEVWLDGEKETLGLYLTGHPINRYLKEIKRYSSGRLVSMQPTGRDKTATAVGLVLSVRVLVNKRGRRWALLTLDDKSARMDVRLFPDDYDTFAELLVPDAILVCSGQVSFDDYSGGITMTGRDIMTIADARENYLSSIDISVDRKDMANNFIDQFSQVLSEYKDGTCPIRVFYQRDEAKGMLELGVQWRVTPADALLHQLKTLAGEENLALQFK from the coding sequence ATGTCAGAATCTCAAGAATTGTCTACCGCATTTTCTCCGCCAAAGTTTGTACATTTGCGTGTACATAGTGACTATTCTATGTCAGATGGTTTAAATAAAGTAAAACCCATCATTGCCAAGGCACAAGAAATGAACATGCCGGCGATTGCTTTAACAGACCAAACGAACTTTTGCGGCTTAGTTAAATATTATCATGCTTGTCATGGCGCAGGTATAAAACCTATTATTGGCTGTGACTTTTGGGTGAAGTCTGAAGAACTCGGTGATGAGTTGTCACGGTTAGTCGTGATATCTACTAACAATGATGGCTATAAAAACTTAACTGAATTGATTTCTAAGGCGTATTTGCGTGGCCATGTGCAAGGTAAAGCGGTGCTCGATAAAGAGTGGTTAGTTGATTATGCACACGGCTTAATTTTATTGTCTGGCGCAAAGGATGGTGATGTTGGTAAGGCCCTTTTAAAAGGCAACCAAACGATGGTCAATTCGATGGTGAGCTTTTATCAGCAGCACTTTCCTGATCATTATTACCTTGAGTTAATTCGTACGGGCCGCGAAGACGAAGAAACTTACTTACACTTAGCGATTGAACTGGCCCAGCAAAATAACCTTCCCGTAGTGGCGACTAATGAAGTTGTGTTTCTCACTGAAGATTTATTTGATGCGCATGAAATTCGGGTGGCCATACACGACGGCTTTACTTTAGATGATAAACGTCGGCCTAAAAAGTATAGCCCGGAGCAATACCTTCGCAGTGAAGCTGAAATGTGCGAATTGTTTGCTGATATTCCAGAAGCCTTAGAAAATACCGTTGAAATTGCAAAGCGTTGTAATGTAACAGTAAGACTTGGCGAGTATTTTCTGCCTGATTTCCCGACGGAAGGGATGAAAATAGATGATTTTTTAATAAAAGTGTCTGAAGAGGGCTTACAAGAACGATTAGAATTTTTATTTGATAAAGATGCTTCCAACTTTGCTGAACTACGCCAACCCTATGATGAACGTTTGAAAATAGAATTAGACGTTATCAATAACATGGGGTTTCCTGGTTATTTCTTGATCGTGATGGAGTTTATTCAGTGGAGCAAAGACAATAATATTCCTGTTGGGCCTGGTCGAGGCTCTGGTGCGGGTTCTTTGGTGGCTTATGCGCTAAAAATTACTGACCTTGATCCGTTAGAGTTTGATTTATTATTTGAGCGATTTTTGAACCCTGAGCGTGTATCAATGCCTGATTTTGATGTCGATTTTTGTATGGATCGTCGTGATGAGGTAATTGATCACACCGCAGAGTTGTATGGTCGTGATGCCGTATCGCAAATTATCACTTTTGGTACCATGGCAGCTAAAGCAGTTATACGTGATGTGGGCCGAGTGCTAGGGCATCCTTATGGTTTTGTCGATCGTATTTCTAAGTTAGTTCCAAGCGATCCAGGTATGACGCTAGCAAAAGCCTTTGAAGTTGAACCTAAGTTGCCAGAAGTTTACGCGCAAGACAGTGACGTAAAAGATTTAATCGATATGTGTCGTACGTTAGAAGGAACTACACGAAATGCCGGTAAACACGCCGGTGGTGTTGTTATTTCACCAACAACGATTACTGATTTTGCTCCCCTTTACTGTGACGATGAAGGAAAAAACCCCGTCACCCAATTTGACAAGAACGATGTAGAAGATGCCGGCTTAGTTAAATTTGATTTCTTGGGGTTAAGAACACTGACCATTTTACAATGGGCTGTTGAAATGGCGAACGATAAGCTAATTAAACAAGGTAAAGAACTTATCGATATAGCCGCGATTCCTCTGGAAGATAAAGCGTCGTTTAAAGTATTACTTGCTGCCCAAACAACGGCGGTATTCCAATTAGAATCGTCAGGTATGAAAGCGTTAATTGAAAAATTAAAGCCTGACTGTTTTGAAGATATTATCGCACTTGTAGCCTTATTCAGACCAGGGCCGCTTGACTCGGGCATGGTTGACAATTTTATCGAACGTAAACACGGCCGAGAAGAAGTCTCCTACCCTGATGTAAAGTGGCAACATGAATCATTAAAACCAATTCTAGAGCCAACCTACGGTATTATTTTATATCAAGAGCAAGTGATGCAAATTGCACAGGTACTTGCTGGCTATACGCTGGGTGGAGCCGATATGCTTCGTCGCGCGATGGGTAAAAAGAAGCCCGAAGAGATGGCTAAACAGCGTGCGATATTTGAGGAGGGTGCAATAAGTCAAGGTGTTGATGGTGAACTTGCCATGAAGATATTTGACTTAGTAGAAAAGTTTGCTGGTTATGGTTTTAACAAATCGCATTCAGCAGCCTATGCCTTAGTGTCGTATCAAACATTATGGATGAAAGCGCACTTTCCTGAACCTTTCATGGCTGCGGTAATGTCTGCTGATATGGACAATACCGATAAGATCGTAACGCTAGTTGATGAATGCAGTAATATGGGGTTAACCTTATTACCGCCAGATGTAAATTCAGGGCAATATAAATTTACTGTCAATGACAACAATGAAATTGTTTATGGTATAGGCGCGGTTAAAGGCGTCGGTGAAGGGCCTATTGAAGCCATTATTGCTTCACGAAATGCTGACGGTCCTTTTGTTGATTTATTTGATTTTTGCGCCCGAGTCGATTTAAAGAAAACCAATAAACGCGTACTTGAACGCTTAATAAAATCAGGTGCTATGGATAATTTAGGACCTAAAACCGATAAAGGTCCACATCGTGCGGCACTTTTTGAAACGTTACCAGAAGCGATAAAGGCGGCAGAACAACATGCTAAAGCGCAAGCGTTAGGTCAAGATGACTTATTTGGCTTAATAAACGAAGAGCCAGATGATACACGCCAAGCGTTTAAAGATGTGCCAATGTGGCCAGAGGAAGTGTGGCTAGACGGTGAAAAAGAAACACTTGGTTTATACTTAACAGGCCATCCAATTAATCGTTATTTAAAAGAAATCAAACGTTACTCATCCGGTCGTTTAGTGTCAATGCAACCAACCGGTAGGGATAAAACTGCAACAGCGGTTGGTTTAGTGTTAAGTGTACGTGTATTGGTCAATAAAAGAGGTCGGCGTTGGGCGTTATTGACCTTAGATGATAAAAGTGCACGCATGGATGTGAGGCTATTTCCTGATGATTATGATACCTTTGCTGAATTGCTTGTTCCTGATGCAATTTTAGTGTGTAGCGGACAGGTCAGCTTTGATGATTACTCTGGTGGTATTACAATGACGGGTCGCGATATTATGACTATCGCTGATGCGCGAGAAAACTATCTGTCTTCAATCGACATCAGTGTAGATCGTAAGGACATGGCGAATAATTTTATCGATCAATTTAGTCAGGTATTATCTGAGTATAAAGATGGTACTTGTCCAATTCGTGTGTTTTATCAAAGAGATGAAGCAAAAGGTATGTTAGAATTGGGTGTACAATGGCGAGTAACTCCCGCTGATGCATTATTGCATCAATTAAAAACACTTGCGGGCGAAGAAAATCTCGCATTACAGTTTAAATAA
- the lpxA gene encoding acyl-ACP--UDP-N-acetylglucosamine O-acyltransferase: protein MIHPQAIIEEGAVIGQNVTIGPWTYISKNVVIGDDCHIGPNVVINGPTELGKGNKIFQFASIGEDCQDLKYSGEPTKLIVGDNNIFRESCTVHRGTIQDQGITEIGSNNLFMAYTHVAHDCVVGNHCILANNASIAGHVHVGDYAILGGQCGVHQFCHIGAHSFVAATSLILKDVPPYVMASGNAAKPYGLNSEGLKRRGFSSDAIKAIKKAYRKVFRAGLTVDEALAVIAEEIPQQEEVSLFTDFINQSNRGIIR from the coding sequence TTGATCCACCCTCAAGCCATTATTGAAGAAGGCGCAGTCATTGGTCAAAATGTTACGATAGGTCCATGGACCTATATCAGTAAAAATGTGGTTATTGGTGATGATTGCCACATTGGTCCTAACGTTGTGATTAATGGCCCGACTGAATTAGGCAAAGGAAATAAAATATTTCAATTTGCTTCCATAGGCGAGGATTGCCAAGATTTAAAGTATAGCGGTGAGCCAACTAAATTGATTGTAGGCGATAATAATATTTTTCGTGAATCATGTACCGTTCATCGCGGTACCATTCAAGATCAAGGAATTACCGAAATAGGCAGCAATAATTTATTTATGGCTTACACGCATGTTGCTCATGATTGTGTTGTTGGTAATCACTGTATTTTAGCGAATAATGCGTCAATTGCTGGTCATGTACATGTTGGTGATTACGCAATCTTAGGCGGTCAATGCGGTGTTCATCAGTTTTGTCATATTGGTGCTCATAGTTTTGTCGCTGCAACCTCTTTGATTTTAAAAGATGTACCGCCCTATGTCATGGCATCAGGTAATGCGGCAAAGCCTTACGGCCTTAACAGTGAAGGTTTAAAACGCCGAGGCTTTTCAAGTGATGCAATAAAAGCGATTAAAAAAGCTTATCGTAAAGTATTTCGTGCCGGTTTAACCGTAGATGAAGCATTAGCTGTTATTGCCGAAGAAATTCCACAGCAAGAGGAAGTATCACTTTTTACTGATTTTATTAATCAGTCTAATCGCGGCATTATTCGATAA
- a CDS encoding dicarboxylate/amino acid:cation symporter, translated as MNLVLKLIAGIVAGILVGLYAPEFIVQLVFTAQNLIGQLIKFTIPLIILFYIASGIASLPKGSGSLLSKTVGLAYGSTIVAGILAFLVASNVLPELTASTVAEASHGGTAKGFIDIQITPLFDVMTALAIAFIFGIGISATNANSLRTTLNEAKDVIEQLLSKVIIPALPFYIAGVFAEMTVDGSVFSTLKTFGIVLVLALVMHWIWITVLYVTTGLAIGKSPATLLKNMLPAYFTALGTMSSAATIPVSLRANKENEVSDGVANFTVPLCASIHLSGSTITIVTCATAVMIMTPGLSLPGLTGMLGFIFMLGVTMIAAPGAPGGAVMAALGLLASMLGFTDAALALMIALYMAQDSFGTACNVTGDGAIALWVDKFAGEEGLTPITDKE; from the coding sequence ATGAATTTAGTATTAAAGCTTATTGCCGGTATTGTCGCTGGTATATTAGTTGGGCTTTACGCACCCGAATTTATTGTTCAGTTAGTTTTCACTGCGCAAAACCTCATTGGTCAATTGATTAAGTTTACCATTCCGCTGATCATCTTATTTTATATTGCCAGTGGCATAGCCTCTTTACCTAAAGGCTCAGGCTCATTGTTAAGTAAAACGGTAGGCTTAGCCTATGGTTCAACAATTGTTGCGGGCATTCTTGCCTTTTTAGTGGCTAGTAATGTTTTACCTGAATTAACCGCGAGCACGGTCGCAGAAGCCTCTCATGGTGGCACAGCCAAAGGCTTTATCGATATTCAAATAACGCCGCTATTTGATGTGATGACTGCATTAGCGATTGCGTTCATTTTTGGTATTGGTATCAGTGCAACCAATGCTAATTCTTTGAGAACTACGTTAAATGAAGCAAAAGATGTGATTGAGCAATTACTATCAAAGGTAATTATTCCAGCGTTGCCATTTTATATTGCGGGTGTATTTGCTGAAATGACCGTCGACGGCTCGGTTTTCTCAACCTTAAAAACTTTTGGTATTGTACTTGTACTTGCGCTTGTTATGCATTGGATTTGGATCACTGTATTGTATGTAACCACAGGTCTTGCAATTGGTAAGTCGCCTGCAACACTGTTAAAAAATATGCTGCCAGCATATTTTACAGCATTAGGTACTATGTCTAGTGCGGCGACAATTCCTGTGTCACTACGTGCAAACAAAGAGAATGAAGTAAGTGATGGCGTGGCTAATTTTACTGTGCCATTATGTGCTTCAATTCATTTAAGTGGTTCAACAATAACCATTGTCACTTGTGCTACGGCAGTTATGATCATGACTCCAGGGCTATCGTTACCAGGGTTAACTGGCATGTTAGGCTTTATTTTTATGCTAGGTGTTACCATGATCGCAGCACCAGGTGCGCCAGGTGGCGCAGTAATGGCAGCGTTAGGGTTATTAGCAAGTATGCTAGGATTTACTGATGCTGCACTGGCATTAATGATCGCTCTTTATATGGCTCAAGATAGCTTCGGTACCGCATGTAATGTAACTGGTGATGGTGCAATTGCGCTTTGGGTAGATAAGTTTGCCGGCGAAGAAGGGTTAACACCTATCACTGATAAAGAATAA
- the lpxB gene encoding lipid-A-disaccharide synthase: protein MTTTLENTENVSVSAPVFGIVVGEHSGDTLGAGLISALKVHYPNATFVGIGGPKMKALGFNSLYDMEELSVMGIFEVLGRLRRLFKVRDELVDYFSTKRPDVFIGIDAPDFNLRLELPLKQRGIKTVHYVSPSVWAWRPKRIFNIAKATDMVLSLLPFEKAFYDNYQVPCTFVGHPLADEIPMLSDKQLAREKLQLPDRKTLAIMPGSRGGELTRLAPIFLEAAKTLHQQDANLSFVAPMISDKRAKQFTQICQDIAPTLPVKVVVGDTQTVMAASDCLLTASGTVTLEAALIKRPMIICYKFNAFTYHMFKGFVKVKWFSLPNLLANKALLPELLQSQVTVENLLPLLTERLYQPQDDLTQAFTDIHHSLRCDASKQAALAVVDLCESKT from the coding sequence ATGACAACAACGCTTGAAAACACTGAAAATGTATCAGTAAGTGCACCTGTTTTTGGCATTGTAGTCGGCGAACATTCGGGTGATACCTTAGGAGCAGGGTTAATTTCTGCTTTGAAAGTTCATTATCCAAACGCAACATTTGTTGGAATTGGTGGGCCTAAAATGAAGGCACTTGGCTTCAATAGTCTTTATGACATGGAAGAACTTTCCGTCATGGGGATTTTTGAAGTACTAGGTCGTTTAAGGCGATTGTTTAAAGTACGTGATGAACTGGTTGATTATTTTAGTACCAAACGGCCTGATGTTTTTATTGGTATTGATGCACCTGATTTTAATTTAAGACTTGAATTGCCTCTCAAACAACGTGGAATAAAAACTGTTCATTATGTCAGTCCAAGTGTTTGGGCGTGGCGCCCTAAACGTATATTTAACATAGCAAAAGCAACCGATATGGTGTTAAGTCTTTTGCCATTCGAAAAAGCGTTTTATGATAATTATCAAGTGCCATGCACGTTTGTTGGCCATCCGTTAGCTGACGAAATTCCCATGTTGTCTGATAAACAGCTTGCTCGTGAAAAATTGCAATTACCCGATCGTAAAACCCTTGCAATTATGCCCGGTAGTCGAGGCGGAGAGCTAACTCGTTTGGCACCTATATTTCTTGAAGCCGCAAAAACGTTACATCAGCAAGACGCTAATTTGAGCTTTGTTGCGCCCATGATCAGTGATAAACGCGCAAAGCAATTTACTCAAATATGTCAAGACATCGCGCCAACACTTCCTGTTAAGGTTGTCGTTGGAGATACCCAAACAGTAATGGCTGCGAGCGATTGTTTGTTAACGGCTTCAGGCACTGTCACATTAGAAGCTGCATTGATTAAAAGACCAATGATTATTTGCTATAAGTTTAATGCTTTCACTTATCATATGTTTAAAGGGTTTGTGAAAGTGAAATGGTTTTCATTGCCAAACTTGTTAGCCAATAAAGCTCTTTTACCTGAACTTTTACAGAGTCAGGTGACGGTAGAAAATCTATTACCCTTATTAACAGAGCGTCTATATCAGCCACAAGATGATTTAACTCAGGCTTTTACCGACATCCACCATAGTTTACGCTGTGATGCGAGTAAACAAGCAGCGTTAGCTGTTGTCGATTTATGTGAAAGTAAAACATAA
- the rnhB gene encoding ribonuclease HII produces MSKVKLTLPPFTYPIAYRIAGVDEVGRGPLVGDVVTAAVILDPENPIEGLTDSKKLSEKKRNLLSAEIKEKATAWCIGRATPEEIDTLNILHATMLAMQRAVQGLAVEPDYVLVDGNRCPTFLSSDLSSDGKIASQSVVKGDLRVAEISAASIIAKVARDQEMVVLDEQYPEYGFAKHKGYPTKFHLEKIVELGVLDCYRKSFKPVAALLNQ; encoded by the coding sequence ATGAGTAAAGTGAAACTAACCTTACCGCCTTTTACCTATCCAATCGCTTATCGTATTGCGGGTGTTGATGAAGTTGGCCGTGGTCCTTTAGTGGGTGATGTAGTAACTGCCGCCGTTATTTTAGACCCTGAAAATCCTATTGAAGGCTTAACCGACTCGAAAAAGCTATCAGAAAAAAAGCGTAATCTTTTATCCGCTGAAATTAAAGAAAAAGCCACAGCTTGGTGTATCGGAAGAGCAACGCCAGAAGAAATTGATACTTTAAACATTTTACATGCAACGATGTTGGCAATGCAGCGAGCAGTTCAAGGGCTTGCTGTTGAACCTGATTATGTCTTAGTAGATGGTAACCGATGCCCAACATTTCTAAGTTCAGATCTTAGCTCAGACGGCAAAATAGCAAGCCAATCGGTTGTTAAAGGTGATTTACGTGTTGCTGAAATTAGCGCCGCGTCTATTATTGCCAAAGTCGCGCGTGATCAAGAGATGGTAGTACTTGATGAACAGTATCCTGAATACGGCTTTGCAAAGCACAAAGGCTACCCAACGAAATTCCATTTAGAAAAAATAGTCGAACTTGGCGTACTAGACTGCTATCGTAAAAGCTTTAAGCCAGTTGCTGCTTTACTAAATCAATAA